The following proteins are co-located in the Nonlabens ponticola genome:
- a CDS encoding NUDIX hydrolase: protein MYKVFVKEVAIIVTSDKNSFPEYEHFNLKRVNLRKVVKRIEKGKLGKVLLYSKNEEKLLKRLHKKLPLVLAGGGMVLNSDEKYLFIYRNNKWDLPKGKAEKNESIEQTALREVEEETGVKNLEISKYLDKTYHIFSRNGKMSLKLTHWYEMRTDYKGKLKPQAKEGIEIASWLTDEEVTNALTESYANIRELFPLSMISS from the coding sequence ATGTATAAAGTTTTTGTCAAAGAAGTCGCTATAATCGTGACCTCTGACAAGAACTCCTTTCCAGAATATGAGCACTTCAACCTTAAGCGCGTAAACTTGCGCAAAGTGGTAAAAAGGATTGAAAAAGGAAAGTTGGGAAAGGTCTTGCTTTATTCCAAAAATGAAGAGAAACTATTAAAGCGTCTGCATAAAAAATTACCACTGGTACTTGCTGGCGGCGGTATGGTGCTTAACAGTGATGAAAAGTATCTATTCATTTATCGCAACAACAAATGGGATCTACCCAAAGGGAAAGCGGAAAAAAACGAGAGCATAGAACAAACGGCATTGCGTGAGGTAGAAGAGGAGACAGGCGTAAAAAACCTCGAAATATCAAAATACCTAGATAAAACTTATCATATTTTCTCGCGCAATGGAAAAATGTCACTAAAGTTGACTCACTGGTACGAGATGCGAACAGATTACAAAGGTAAACTGAAACCACAAGCTAAGGAAGGAATAGAGATAGCCAGCTGGCTCACCGATGAAGAGGTGACCAATGCTCTCACAGAATCTTACGCCAATATACGTGAGCTGTTTCCACTATCAATGATTTCTAGTTAG
- the pyrE gene encoding orotate phosphoribosyltransferase — MVRNKNTAAKTAELLLQIKAIKLQPQDPFTWASGWQSPIYCDNRITLSYPSIRNFLREQLANQIEELYGKPDVIAGVATGAIGIGMLVADYMNLPFVYVRPEAKKHGRKNQVEGHLQAGQKVVVVEDLISTGMSSLNAVTALKEAGAQIKGMVALFSYGFDFATDNFKQAEVELTTLSDYKHLIQTAQEAGHFNDNDLQLLSSWRDDPANWSNSK, encoded by the coding sequence ATGGTCAGAAATAAGAATACTGCGGCAAAGACCGCAGAATTGTTACTGCAAATTAAAGCAATAAAATTGCAACCACAAGACCCGTTCACTTGGGCTAGTGGCTGGCAATCGCCAATTTATTGTGACAATAGAATAACCTTATCGTATCCTAGCATACGCAATTTTTTAAGAGAACAACTGGCTAATCAAATAGAAGAACTATACGGCAAGCCAGATGTAATCGCAGGAGTTGCTACTGGTGCGATAGGTATAGGCATGCTCGTGGCAGACTACATGAACCTGCCATTTGTATATGTGCGCCCAGAAGCCAAAAAGCACGGTCGCAAAAATCAAGTAGAAGGTCACCTGCAAGCTGGTCAAAAGGTTGTGGTTGTAGAAGATCTCATCAGTACGGGAATGAGCAGTCTCAATGCGGTGACAGCACTCAAGGAGGCTGGTGCACAAATCAAGGGAATGGTTGCTTTATTTTCTTATGGGTTTGATTTTGCAACGGACAATTTCAAACAGGCTGAAGTTGAACTTACCACCTTGAGTGATTATAAACACTTGATACAAACTGCGCAAGAGGCAGGACATTTTAACGACAACGATTTACAACTGCTATCCAGCTGGAGAGATGATCCAGCAAACTGGAGCAATTCAAAATAA
- a CDS encoding SRPBCC family protein, translating to MNLESRVVKTQKSPEELYNFLTQVENFKKLLPEDAKFELLGEDKFLFGLKGMPEIKLTLKDSTPHSQVVLGSLGDKLSFTLTCNISQEGDGSQAQLLFNGDFNAMMAMMIKGPINKFLEQLAKGIEQL from the coding sequence ATGAACCTAGAGAGTCGCGTTGTTAAAACGCAAAAATCACCTGAAGAACTATACAATTTTCTAACACAGGTAGAGAATTTCAAGAAATTACTGCCAGAAGATGCAAAGTTTGAATTGCTGGGTGAGGATAAATTCCTTTTTGGATTGAAAGGCATGCCTGAAATAAAGCTCACTCTCAAGGACTCTACACCACATTCTCAAGTAGTATTAGGTTCATTGGGCGACAAATTATCGTTCACTCTCACTTGTAATATTAGTCAAGAAGGTGATGGATCACAGGCACAATTACTGTTTAATGGCGATTTCAATGCTATGATGGCGATGATGATAAAGGGCCCAATCAATAAGTTTCTAGAACAACTG